A single window of Osmia bicornis bicornis chromosome 14, iOsmBic2.1, whole genome shotgun sequence DNA harbors:
- the LOC123988476 gene encoding uncharacterized protein LOC123988476 — translation MTTEAFIAALKRFIARRGICQNIYSDNGTNFVGASNEIIDIHRTLQKDDKFRHFLIDKKISWHFMPALSPNFGGLWEAAVKCFKHHLKRVVGEELFTFEQFNTFVIEIEAILNSRPLTPLSSDPNDPSALTPAHFLIGSSLTSMPEVDFSETPSNRLSKWQHIQKVKQNFWSRWYKEYIHQLNVRQKWTKGSHDIKEGSLVVLKDDHLPPLQWHLGRIEEVHPGQDDVIRAVTVRGPSGIYKRNVKQLALLPVQEVV, via the coding sequence ATGACCACCGAAGCGTTTATTGCCGCCTTAAAAAGATTCATCGCGCGAAGAGGAATCTGTCAGAACATTTATTCGGATAATGGAACAAATTTCGTTGGGGCCAGCAACGAAATCATCGACATCCATCGGACGCTTCAAAAGGACGACAAGTTTCGACATTTTCTCATCGATAAGAAAATTTCATGGCATTTTATGCCAGCCTTATCTCCCAATTTTGGTGGTTTGTGGGAAGCTGCGGTGAAATGTTTTAAACACCATTTAAAACGCGTCGTCGGTGAAGAATTGTTCACGTTCGAGCAATTCAACACGTTCGTCATTGAAATTGAGGCGATTCTCAATTCTCGTCCTCTTACTCCATTATCCTCTGATCCAAATGATCCATCAGCCTTAACACCTGCACACTTTCTGATTGGTAGTTCTTTAACGAGTATGCCCGAGGTTGATTTCAGCGAAACACCTTCCAATCGTCTTTCGAAATGGCAACATATTCAGAAGGTGAAGCAGAATTTTTGGTCCAGGTGGTATAAAGAATATATTCACCAGCTAAACGTTCGCCAAAAATGGACCAAGGGGTCACACGATATCAAGGAGGGATCCCTGGTGGTCTTGAAGGATGACCATCTACCACCACTACAATGGCATCTCGGCCGCATCGAAGAGGTTCATCCCGGACAGGACGACGTCATCCGAGCGGTCACTGTACGAGGGCCCAGTGGCATCTACAAACGGAACGTGAAGCAACTGGCGCTATTGCCAGTTCAAGAAGTGGTGTAA
- the LOC123988477 gene encoding uncharacterized protein LOC123988477 produces MATAIILVMDRDQKPIECRTLIDTCSNANFITEDLASKLRLPAKQHTTTIEALNQLSTVTTQIVSTSIKSRLSNFKRTLTFITIPRISGPIPDQQIDRGKIPIPANINLADPHFHRPTSVDMLLGIGTALACLSVGQIDISPSNKTDLILQKTLFGWIIGGSLSTSMTRHKVFLTTPNFDLKKFWELEEGPQVRYLSAEEQECEEHFRNHTKRDKSGRYIVALPFNEKYTQLGESRSRALNRFLSLERKFNREPELKCEYANVIQEYQDLGHMSEVQPNERDGFYLPHHAVIKLSSATTKVRVVFDGSAKTSSGLSLNDTLMVGPTIQDDIVLLLIRFRMHAYVLTGDIEKMYRQFLVRPEDRRYQRILWRNDDGKVKTYNLNTVTFGLTSAPYLAIRCLHQLADDEGNGNPAAARVIKQDLYVDDLLTGADTCEEAMTLRDGIIDILKRGGLNIRQWASNEPQLLSGLDEAQISKKFLGDSTLKTLGVIWDAQNDKILYTIDPIVTNRVTKRTILSSIAKIFDPLGLLAPVIIKAKILMQRLWQLQLDWDEATPANLHTEWITFAAEFNLLNNCSFDRHVLQHGVSKTELHGFCDASERAYGACIYVRTVTKSGNIKTELLCAKSRVAPLKTVSLARLELCGAVLLSFLYKTVTKATSRNFDTSTFWTDSTIVLNWINKEPSTLKTFVANRVTEVQSKTDINAWKHVKSADNPADLISRGQSPSQFLADSIWRHGPQWLASDDSTWPESKFAIMPETLETRPLACFATTVNQDDQILSRYSCIKKLRRIVAYCLRFRATPKHKGPLSIEEIRNANERIIKMVQSSSFTQEIKELGNKSGLQSSSKLLPLHPFLDERGILRVGGRLQNSTIPFEEKHPILLPKNHHVVDLIVRNAHLEGYHLGINSTLYTVRQQYWPIDGKNTVRKVIRRCIRCFRFNPPATKYIMGNLPAPRVSESRPFSNCGIDYCGPFYTV; encoded by the coding sequence ATGGCTACCGCGATAATTCTTGTTATGGATCGCGATCAAAAACCAATCGAATGTAGGACGTTAATCGACACATGTTCAAACGCAAATTTCATCACGGAAGATCTAGCATCGAAATTAAGACTTCCGGCGAAACAACACACAACGACAATAGAAGCCTTAAATCAATTAAGCACCGTAACCACACAGATCGTTTCGACCAGCATTAAATCCCGATTATCCAATTTCAAGAGAACTCTGACATTCATTACGATACCGCGAATCTCAGGACCGATACCAGATCAGCAAATTGACCGCGGTAAAATTCCGATTCCCGCGAATATCAATTTAGCCGATCCGCACTTTCACCGACCAACATCCGTCGACATGCTCTTAGGCATCGGTACGGCCTTAGCATGTTTGAGCGTCGGCCAAATAGATATCTCTCCATCTAATAAAACCGATTTGATACTCCAGAAGACATTATTCGGATGGATCATCGGGGGGAGTCTATCTACTTCAATGACAAGGCATAAGGTCTTTCTCACTACTCCAAATTTCGACCTGAAGAAATTTTGGGAATTAGAAGAGGGTCCTCAGGTACGATACCTGTCTGCCGAAGAACAAGAGTGCGAAGAGCATTTTCGGAATCACACCAAGCGGGATAAATCAGGTCGATATATTGTAGCATTACCCTTTAACGAGAAATATACGCAATTGGGTGAGTCTCGGTCGCGCGCCCTGAACCGTTTTCTATCGTTAGAAAGGAAATTCAATCGTGAACCGGAATTAAAATGCGAATACGCCAATGTAATTCAGGAATATCAAGATCTTGGTCACATGAGTGAAGTTCAACCGAATGAACGAGACGGTTTCTACCTGCCTCACCATGCGGTCATAAAACTTTCAAGCGCAACTACAAAGGTCCGTGTCGTTTTCGATGGATCGGCCAAAACGAGTAGCGGCCTATCACTCAATGACACCTTGATGGTTGGACCTACTATTCAGGATGACATTGTTCTACTATTAATTCGTTTTCGGATGCACGCTTATGTCTTGACTGGCGACATAGAAAAAATGTACCGGCAGTTTCTTGTACGACCCGAAGATCGTCGGTATCAGCGGATTTTATGGCGCAACGATGACGGCAAGGTCAAGACATATAATTTGAACACGGTCACTTTCGGTTTGACATCTGCACCGTACCTCGCGATTCGATGTCTCCACCAACTCGCGGACGATGAGGGGAACGGGAATCCAGCGGCGGCACGGGTTATAAAACAGGACCTTTACGTTGATGATCTGCTCACGGGCGCAGACACCTGCGAAGAGGCTATGACCTTGCGAGATGGAATCATCGATATCCTCAAACGTGGAGGATTAAATATTCGCCAATGGGCTTCGAACGAGCCACAGCTTCTCTCCGGACTCGACGAAGCACAGATCAGCAAGAAATTCTTAGGAGATTCCACTCTCAAGACCCTTGGTGTAATATGGGATGCGCAAAACGATAAAATCCTATATACAATCGATCCGATAGTGACAAATAGGGTAACGAAGCGAACAATTTTGTCATCGATTGCAAAAATCTTCGATCCGTTAGGGTTACTTGCGCCGGTCATTATTAAGGCAAAAATTTTAATGCAGCGTCTATGGCAACTGCAATTGGACTGGGACGAAGCGACACCAGCCAATCTTCACACAGAATGGATTACTTTCGCGGcggaatttaatttattaaacaattgtTCATTCGATCGACACGTTTTACAACACGGTGTAAGTAAGACTGAGCTACATGGCTTTTGCGACGCGAGCGAGCGAGCCTATGGTGCCTGCATTTACGTGCGTACGGTGACCAAATCCGGAAACATTAAAACGGAGTTACTGTGTGCAAAATCGCGAGTTGCACCACTGAAAACAGTCAGTCTTGCTCGTTTAGAATTATGTGGAGCTGTACTCCTCTCCTTTTTGTACAAAACGGTTACGAAAGCGACGTCACGGAATTTCGACACGAGTACATTTTGGACAGATTCTACAATTGTTTTAAATTGGATTAATAAGGAACCTTCGACATTAAAAACGTTCGTAGCGAATCGCGTCACGGAGGTACAATCGAAAACCGACATCAACGCGTGGAAACACGTTAAATCGGCCGATAATCCAGCCGATCTGATTTCAAGAGGACAATCGCCGTCGCAGTTCCTCGCAGACTCCATTTGGCGCCATGGACCACAGTGGCTCGCCAGTGACGATTCGACTTGGCCAGAGTCTAAATTCGCGATTATGCCTGAAACTCTGGAAACGCGACCGCTTGCGTGCTTCGCAACCACCGTTAATCAGGATGATCAAATTTTAAGCAGATACTCGTGTATTAAAAAACTTCGAAGAATAGTGGCATATTGTTTGAGATTTCGCGCGACACCTAAACATAAAGGACCACTATCTATCGAAGAGATTCGCAACGCGAACGAGCGAATCATCAAAATGGTCCAATCTTCTTCTTTCACacaagaaataaaagaattaggAAACAAATCCGGATTACAATCATCGAGTAAACTTTTACCATTACACCCTTTTCTCGATGAAAGGGGCATACTTCGGGTCGGAGGTCGCTTACAGAATTCAACGATACCCTTTGAAGAAAAACATCCGATACTCTTGCCGAAGAATCATCACGTTGTCGATTTGATTGTTCGGAACGCTCATTTGGAGGGTTATCATCTTGGAATAAATTCAACTCTGTATACCGTTCGACAGCAATATTGGCCCATTGATGGCAAAAACACCGTACGAAAGGTTATCCGTCGATGCATCAGGTGCTTCCGTTTCAACCCTCCAGCCACAAAGTACATAATGGGAAATCTACCTGCTCCGCGCGTCTCCGAAAGTAGACCTTTTTCCAATTGTGGCATAGACTATTGTGGTCCGTTTTATACAGTGTGA